From a single Candoia aspera isolate rCanAsp1 chromosome 2, rCanAsp1.hap2, whole genome shotgun sequence genomic region:
- the LOC134489864 gene encoding myosin-1B-like → MSSDAEMAVFGPAASFLRKSEKERIESQNKPFDAKTSVYVVDPKESYVKAIVQSREGEKATVKTEKGTSVTVKDDQVFPMNPPKYDKIEDMAMMTHLNEPAVLYNLKERYAAWMIYTYSGLFCVTVNPYKWLPVYNPEVVAAYRGKKRQEAPPHIFSISDNAYQAMLTDRENQSILITGESGAGKTVNTKRVIQYFATIAAASDKKKEEPVQQGKMQGTLEDQIISANPLLEAFGNAKTVRNDNSSRFGKFIRIHFAATGKLASADIETYLLEKSRVTFQLKAERSYHIFYQIMSNKRPELIEMLLITTNPYDYHYVSQGEITVASINDQEELMATDSAIDILGFTAEEKTAIYKLTGAVMHYGNMKFKQKQREEQAEPDGTEVADKAAYLMNLNSADLLKALCYPRVKVGNEYVTKGQTVQQVYNNVGALAKAVFEKMFLWMVIRINQQLDTKQPRQYFIGVLDIAGFEIFDFNSLEQLCINFTNEKLQQFFNHHMFVLEQEEYKKEGIEWEFIDFGMDLAACIELIEKPMGIFSILEEECMFPKATDTSFKNKLYDQHLGKSNNFQKPKPAKGKAEAHFALVHYAGTVDYNISGWLDKNKDPLNETVVGLYQKSSMKTLALLFVDRPAEEGKKAAKKKGSSFQTVSALFRENLNKLMTNLRSTHPHFVRCIIPNETKTPGAMEHELVLHQLRCNGVLEGIRICRKGFPSRIIYGDFKQRYKVLNASAIPEGQFIDSKKASEKLLGSIDVDHTQYKFGHTKVFFKAGLLGLLEEMRDEKLAQLITRTQAMCRGFLARTEFKKMMERRESIFTLQYNIRSFMNVKHWPWMKLYFKIKPLLKSAESEKEMANMKEEFEKTKEELAKAAAKVKELEEKMVTLMQEKNDLQLQVQAEADGLADAEERCDQLIKTKIQLEAKIKELTERAEDEEEMNAELTAKKRKLEDECSELKKDIDDLELTLAKVEKEKHATENKVKNLTEEMAVLDEAIAKLTKEKKALQEAHQQTLDDLQAEEDKVNTLTKAKTKLEQQVDDLEGSLEQEKKLRMDLERAKRKLEGDLKLAQESTMDLENDKQQLDEKLKKKDFELSQLQSRIEDEQALGSQLQKKIKELQARIEELEEEIEAERASRAKAEKQRADLSRELEEISERLEEAGGATVAQIEMNKKREAEFQKMRRDLEEATLQHEATAAALRKKHADSAAELGEQIDNLQRVKQKLEKEKSELKMEIDDLASNMESVSKAKANLEKISRTLEDQLSEIKTKEEEHVRTINDLNAQRARLQTETGELSRQVEEKDSLISQLTRGKQAFTQQIEELKRQLEEEVKAKNALAHGLQSARHDCDLLREQFEEEQEAKAELQRALSKANSEVAQWRTKYETDAIQRTEELEDAKKKLAQRLQEAEEHVEAVNSKCASLEKTKQRLQNEVEDLMIDVERSNAACAALDKKQKNFDKILADWKQKYEETQSELEASQKETRSLSTELFKMKNAYEESLDHLETLRRENKNLQQEISDLTEQIAEGGKAIHELEKVKKQIEQEKGELQASLEEAEASLEHEEGKLLRIQLELNQVKADIDRRIAEKDEEIDQLKRNHQRVVESMQSTLDAEIRSRNDALRLKKKMEGDLNEMEIQLNHANRQAAEALKNLRNTQGVLKDTQIHLDDALRSQEDLKEQVAMIERRANLMQAEIEELRAALEQTERARKVAEQELLDASERVQLLHTQNTSLINTKKKLETDIAQMQSEMEDSIQEARNAEEKAKKAITDAAMMAEELKKEQDTSAHLERMKKNLEQSVKDLQHRLDEAEQLAMKGGKKQLQKLEHRVRELEAEVESEQKRSADAIKGVRKYERRVKELTYQSEEDRKNVLRLQDLVDKLQLKVKAYKRQSEESEELSNVNLSKFRKIQHELEEAEERADIAESQVNKLRVKSREVHKKVVVSEE, encoded by the exons ATGTCATCTGATGCTGAGATGGCAGTTTTTGGACCAGCTGCTTCTTTCCTCCGAAAGTCAGAAAAGGAGAGAATTGAATCACAGAATAAGCCCTTTGATGCCAAGACCTCAGTTTATGTGGTGGATCCTAAGGAATCCTATGTGAAAGCTATTGTACAAAGTAGAGAAGGAGAGAAAGCTACAGTCAAGACTGAAAAAGGAACA agTGTGACTGTTAAGGATGACCAAGTCTTTCCTATGAACCCTCCCAAATATGACAAAATTGAGGACATGGCCATGATGACCCACCTCAATGAACCTGCTGTCCTGTATAACCTCAAAGAGCGTTATGCAGCCTGGATGATATAT ACCTACTCAGGTCTCTTCTGCGTCACTGTCAACCCCTACAAGTGGCTTCCAGTATATAACCCAGAGGTGGTGGCTGCCTACAGAGGCAAAAAGCGTCAAGAGGCCCCTCCCCACATCTTCTCCATCTCTGACAATGCGTATCAGGCCATGTTAACTG atCGCGAGAATCAGTCCATTTTGATCAC TGGAGAATCTGGTGCTGGAAAGACTGTGAACACGAAACGTGTCATCCAGTACTTTGCCACCATTGCAGCTGCTTCtgacaagaaaaaggaagaaccaGTCCAACAAGGCAAAATGCAG GGCACCCTTGAAGACCAAATCATCAGTGCCAACCCCTTGCTGGAGGCTTTTGGAAATGCCAAAACCGTGAGGAATGACAACTCTTCACGCTTT GGCAAATTCATCAGGATCCATTTTGCTGCCACAGGCAAACTGGCTTCTGCAGACATTGAGACAT ATCTGCTGGAGAAGTCCAGAGTTACTTTCCAGCTCAAGGCTGAAAGGAGCTACCACATCTTTTACCAGATCATGTCCAACAAGAGGCCAGAACTGATTG AGATGCTTCTGATTACTACCAACCCATATGACTATCACTATGTGAGTCAGGGTGAGATAACTGTGGCCAGCATTAATGATCAGGAAGAGCTGATGGCAACTGAT AGCGCCATTGACATCCTGGGCTTCACTGCTGAGGAAAAGACGGCCATTTACAAGCTGACGGGAGCCGTCATGCACTACGGGAACATGAAGTTCAAGCAGAAGCAGCGAGAGGAACAGGCTGAGCCAGACGGCACTGAAG TGGCTGACAAGGCAGCCTACCTCATGAATCTCAACTCAGCAGACTTGCTGAAAGCTCTGTGCTATCCCAGAGTCAAAGTTGGCAATGAATATGTCACCAAAGGCCAAACTGTCCAGCAG GTGTACAATAATGTTGGTGCTCTGGCTAAAGCTGTCTTTGAAAAGATGTTCTTGTGGATGGTAATACGCATCAACCAACAGCTGGATACCAAACAACCCAGACAGTATTTCATCGGTGTGCTGGACATTGCTGGCTTTGAGATCTTTGAC TTCAACAGCCTGGAGCAGCTGTGCATCAACTTCACCAATGAGAAACTGCAACAGTTTTTCAACCATCACATGTTCGTACTGGAGCAAGAAGAGTACAAGAAAGAAGGAATTGAATGGGAGTTCATTGACTTTGGAATGGACCTAGCTGCCTGCATTGAACTCATTGAGAAG CCCATGGGCATTTTCTCCATCCTGGAAGAAGAGTGCATGTTCCCCAAGGCAACAGACACGTCTTTCAAGAACAAGCTCTATGACCAGCACCTTGGCAAGAGCAACAACTTCCAGAAACCCAAGCCTGCCAAAGGCAAGGCTGAAGCCCACTTTGCACTGGTACACTATGCTGGCACTGTTGATTATAACATCTCTGGCTGGCTGGACAAGAACAAGGACCCCCTCAATGAAACTGTGGTGGGTCTGTATCAGAAATCTTCCATGAAGACCTTGGCCTTACTCTTTGTTGACCGTCCAGCAGAAG AGGGCAAAAAGGCTGCGAAGAAGAAGGGCTCTTCTTTCCAGACTGTCTCTGCCCTTTTCAGG GAAAACTTAAACAAGTTGATGACCAATCTGAGGAGCACTCATCCACATTTTGTGCGCTGCATCATCCCCAATGAAACTAAAACTCCTG GTGCCATGGAGCATGAGCTTGTCTTGCACCAACTGAGATGTAATGGTGTACTAGAAGGTATCCGAATTTGCAGGAAGGGGTTCCCCAGCAGGATTATTTATGGTGACTTCAAGCAGAG ATACAAAGTTCTCAACGCAAGTGCTATCCCAGAGGGACAATTCATAGATAGCAAGAAGGCTTCTGAGAAACTTCTTGGATCCATTGATGTTGATCATACACAGTATAAATTTGGCCACACCAAG GTATTCTTCAAAGCTGGTCTTCTGGGTCTTCTAGAGGAGATGAGAGATGAAAAGCTGGCACAGCTGATTACACGTACCCAAGCTATGTGTCGTGGGTTCTTAGCAAGGACTGAGTTCAAGAAAATGATGGAACGAAG AGAATCCATCTTCACTCTTCAGTACAATATTCGTTCATTCATGAACGTCAAACACTGGCCATGGATGAAACTGTATTTCAAGATCAAACCTTTACTAAAGAGTGCTGAGTCAGAGAAGGAAATGGCCAACATGAAGGAAGAGTTTGAGAAAACAAAGGAAGAGCTTGCCAAGGCAGCAGCCAAAGTGAAggaactggaagaaaaaatggTGACTCtgatgcaggagaaaaatgaCTTGCAACTCCAAGTCCAGGCT GAAGCTGATGGCTTGGCAGATGCTGAGGAGAGATGTGACCAGCTAATCAAAACCAAAATCCAACTGGAAGCTAAAATTAAGGAGCTGACTGAGCGGGCTGAAGACGAAGAAGAAATGAATGCTGAGCTGACAGCCAAGAAGAGGAAACTGGAGGATGAATGCTCAGAACTGAAGAAAGACATTGATGATCTCGAGCTGACcctggccaaggttgaaaaggaGAAGCATGCTACAGAAAACAAG GTGAAAAACCTTACTGAAGAGATGGCGGTCTTGGACGAGGCCATTGCCAAACTGACCAAGGAGAAGAAAGCCCTGCAAGAGGCCCATCAGCAGACCTTGGATGACCTGCAGGCAGAGGAGGACAAAGTGAACACTCTGACCAAAGCAAAGACCAAGCTGGAACAGCAAGTGGACGAT CTTGAAGGGTCTCTGGAGCAAGAAAAGAAACTTCGCATGGACCTTGAAAGAGCTAAGAGGAAGCTAGAAGGGGATCTGAAGCTAGCTCAGGAATCTACAATGGATTTGGAAAATGACAAGCAGCAGCTGGATGAAAAGCTGAAGAA GAAAGACTTTGAACTCAGTCAACTCCAGAGCAGGATTGAAGACGAGCAGGCCCTGGGCtcccagcttcagaagaagatcAAGGAGTTGCAG GCCCGTATTGAGGAGTTGGAAGAGGAGATTGAGGCAGAACGGGCGTCTCGCGCCAAAGCAGAGAAACAGCGGGCCGATCTCTCCAGGGAACTTGAAGAGATCAGCGAGCGTCTGGAGGAAGCTGGTGGGGCAACGGTAGCTCAGATTGAGATGAATAAGAAACGTGAGGCGGAATTTCAGAAAATGCGCCGGGACCTTGAAGAGGCCACACTGCAGCATGAAGCCACCGCAGCCGCCCTCCGGAAGAAGCACGCAGATAGCGCAGCTGAACTTGGGGAACAAATTGATAACCTGCAGCGCGTGaagcagaagctggagaaggagaagagtgaACTGAAGATGGAGATTGATGATCTTGCAAGCAATATGGAATCAGTCTCTAAAGCTAAG GCAAATCTTGAGAAGATAAGCCGTACATTAGAAGACCAGCTCAGTGAGATTAAAACAAAGGAGGAAGAACATGTGCGCACAATTAATGACCTCAATGCTCAAAGAGCACGTTTGCAGACAGAAACAG GTGAACTGTCCCGCCAAGTAGAGGAAAAAGATTCACTGATTTCTCAACTCACAAGAGGAAAACAAGCCTTCACACAGCAGATTGAGGAACTGAAGAGGCAGCTTGAGGAAGAAGTAAAG GCCAAGAATGCACTGGCGCATGGCTTGCAGTCAGCTCGCCATGACTGTGATTTGCTCCGGGAGCAGTTTGAAGAGGAGCAGGAAGCCAAGGCAGAGCTGCAACGAGCATTATCTAAGGCCAATAGTGAAGTCGCTCAGTGGAGGACCAAATATGAAACAGATGCCATTCAGCGCACAGAAGAGTTAGAGGATGCCAA GAAGAAGCTTGCTCAGCGTCTGCAGGAAGCTGAAGAACATGTAGAAGCTGTGAATTCCAAATGTGCTTCCCTGGAGAAGACAAAGCAGAGGTTGCAGAATGAAGTGGAGGACCTCATGATCGATGTGGAAAGGTCCAACGCAGCTTGTGCAGCTCTAGATAAGAAGCAGAAGAACTTTGACAAG ATTCTGGCAGACTGGAAACAAAAGTATGAGGAAACACAGTCTGAACTGGAAGCTTCCCAGAAGGAGACTCGGTCTCTCAGCACAGAGCTCTTCAAGATGAAGAACGCGTACGAAGAGTCCTTGGACCACTTGGAGACCCTGAGGCGTGAGAACAAGAATCTCCAGC AGGAGATATCTGACCTGACGGAACAGATTGCTGAGGGAGGAAAGGCCATCCATGAACTGGAAAAAGTGAAGAAGCAGATTGAGCAAGAGAAAGGTGAACTCCAGGCCTCCCTAGAGGAGGCTGAG GCCTCACTGGAACATGAAGAGGGCAAACTCCTCCGCATCCAACTTGAGCTCAACCAGGTGAAAGCTGATATTGACAGAAGAATTGCAGAGAAGGATGAAGAAATTGATCAGCTGAAGAGGAATCACCAGAGAGTGGTAGAGTCCATGCAGAGCACCCTGGATGCTGAGATTAGGAGCAGGAATGATGCCCTGCGGCTGAAGAAGAAGATGGAGGGAGATCTGAATGAGATGGAGATCCAGCTCAACCATGCCAACCGTCAAGCTGCTGAAGCACTAAAGAACCTCAGGAACACACAAGGAGTGCTCAAG GATACTCAAATACACTTGGATGATGCTTTGAGAAGCCAGGAAGATTTGAAGGAGCAAGTGGCCATGATTGAGCGCAGAGCAAACCTGATGCAGGCTGAGATTGAGGAGCTCCGGGCAGCTCTGGAACAGACAGAGAGGGCCAGAAAAGTGGCTGAACAGGAGCTTCTGGATGCCAGTGAACGTGTGCAGCTCCTCCACACACAG AATACCAGCTTGATCAATACCAAGAAGAAGCTGGAAACAGATATTGCACAAATGCAGAGTGAAATGGAGGACTCTATTCAGGAGGCACGCAATGCAGAAGAGAAGGCCAAGAAAGCCATCACAGAT GCAGCCATGATGGCAGAAGAACTTAAGAAGGAACAAGACACCAGTGCCCACTTGGAGAGGATGAAGAAGAATCTAGAGCAGAGTGTGAAGGATCTGCAGCACCGTCTTGATGAGGCAGAACAGCTGGCTATGAAGGGTGGCAAGAAGCAGCTCCAAAAACTGGAGCATAGA